The following are from one region of the Paenibacillus antri genome:
- a CDS encoding glucosaminidase domain-containing protein: MRNQVKHYSIKGILCLTLLFTMGLDFGISNYNPTDAASVPSAVGDTSISAIDDQPPYTPRQLPPLELTGGQAAPPASHNVAQPKDEIEPVPSIEPAAVYEVTAYFLNVRAAAANTSEILDVVSQGTALEVVRPTDNGWLELKSGGYVHGKYAKAIAASGETKKSSEVSILSAEPSASKAVAAEPSPEPKKPEDSPEKPTSSVTSDSGLTESHIAELFEGTPLEGQGLEKAVLAVEEEYGINSYFIIAVMKLESGHGKSKIAKNKNNLFGLNATGKNPYKNALSFETKGESVEKFGQIIADFYVDKGLTSIEKVARKYCPANSKWPSLVKNIMNRDYKKIA; encoded by the coding sequence ATGCGCAATCAAGTGAAACATTACTCGATAAAGGGGATTCTCTGCTTGACGCTGCTCTTCACGATGGGTCTGGATTTCGGAATCTCGAATTATAATCCGACGGACGCCGCTTCGGTACCGTCCGCGGTCGGCGATACATCGATTTCGGCGATAGACGACCAACCCCCGTACACTCCGCGGCAGCTTCCTCCTCTCGAATTAACCGGCGGACAAGCCGCCCCTCCCGCCTCCCATAACGTCGCTCAGCCGAAGGATGAAATCGAACCTGTTCCTTCGATCGAACCGGCGGCCGTCTATGAAGTCACCGCGTATTTCCTCAACGTACGAGCCGCTGCCGCGAATACGTCCGAGATTCTGGACGTCGTGTCGCAAGGCACCGCGCTCGAAGTCGTCCGGCCGACCGATAATGGATGGCTGGAGCTGAAGAGCGGGGGATACGTCCATGGGAAGTACGCGAAAGCGATCGCGGCTTCCGGAGAAACGAAGAAGTCTTCCGAGGTGTCGATTCTTTCGGCCGAACCGAGCGCATCGAAAGCGGTCGCAGCCGAGCCTTCCCCCGAGCCGAAGAAGCCGGAGGACAGCCCTGAGAAACCGACGTCTTCCGTCACGTCCGATTCGGGGCTGACGGAATCGCATATCGCCGAATTATTCGAAGGCACTCCCCTGGAAGGGCAGGGCCTGGAGAAAGCTGTCTTAGCGGTAGAGGAGGAGTACGGCATCAACTCCTACTTCATCATTGCCGTCATGAAGCTGGAGAGCGGCCACGGGAAGAGCAAGATCGCAAAGAACAAGAACAATCTGTTCGGCCTCAATGCCACTGGGAAAAATCCGTATAAAAACGCCTTAAGCTTCGAAACCAAGGGCGAAAGCGTCGAGAAATTCGGACAAATCATCGCCGACTTTTACGTCGACAAGGGTTTAACCAGCATCGAGAAGGTCGCGCGCAAATACTGTCCGGCGAATTCCAAATGGCCTTCCTTGGTGAAAAATATTATGAACCGCGACTATAAAAAGATCGCTTAG
- a CDS encoding ABC transporter substrate-binding protein produces the protein MKRWAMMCFAATLLLVAVLTGCSQERTAPVDEPGSPSASGDLEPLKEKTKVVIAEDGAASGAGFYIAESKGYFAEYNIEVEFATFANSDEMLPALAIGEIDVAGGVSTASFFNSIAQGIDVRMIADKGHNRKGESYFTFVVDKEQEGTIKDYKDLKGKRVAVSSENAVDDYIFQSMLDHAGLTRDDVEFVLIPDFANMLAGMETNSLDAALQIEPLITRGAAEGIHAKFLDATDFAPEAQIAMVLASPEFVTEKRDVAIRFMLAYLKGLRDYNDAFVKDVGDKEGVIRIMTEYTALKDAALWERVNVTGLNPNGAMFVDDIKAQYEWYKERGALIKDIDVDAAIDATLAEEAVEILGEYR, from the coding sequence ATGAAACGATGGGCCATGATGTGCTTCGCCGCGACGCTTCTCCTCGTTGCCGTCCTGACGGGCTGCAGCCAAGAGCGCACGGCGCCGGTCGACGAGCCGGGCAGCCCCTCCGCCAGCGGCGACCTGGAGCCGCTTAAGGAGAAAACGAAAGTCGTTATCGCGGAAGACGGCGCCGCGTCCGGCGCGGGCTTCTATATCGCGGAAAGCAAAGGCTATTTCGCCGAGTATAACATCGAGGTCGAATTCGCGACGTTCGCGAACAGCGACGAGATGCTTCCGGCGCTGGCGATCGGGGAGATCGACGTGGCCGGCGGCGTCTCGACCGCGTCGTTCTTCAACTCGATCGCGCAAGGCATCGACGTCCGAATGATCGCCGACAAGGGGCATAACCGGAAAGGCGAATCGTACTTCACGTTCGTCGTCGACAAGGAGCAAGAGGGAACGATCAAGGATTATAAGGATCTTAAAGGAAAACGGGTTGCGGTCTCGTCGGAAAACGCGGTCGACGACTACATTTTCCAATCGATGCTCGATCATGCCGGACTAACCCGCGACGATGTCGAATTCGTGCTCATTCCCGACTTCGCCAACATGCTCGCCGGGATGGAGACGAACTCGCTCGATGCGGCGCTGCAGATCGAACCGCTCATTACGCGTGGCGCCGCGGAAGGCATTCATGCGAAGTTCCTGGACGCGACCGATTTCGCTCCGGAGGCGCAGATCGCCATGGTGCTCGCCTCGCCGGAGTTCGTCACGGAGAAGCGGGACGTAGCGATACGATTCATGCTTGCTTACCTGAAAGGATTGCGCGATTATAACGATGCGTTCGTGAAGGACGTCGGCGACAAGGAAGGCGTCATCCGCATTATGACGGAATACACCGCGCTGAAGGACGCCGCGCTCTGGGAGCGGGTGAACGTGACGGGGCTGAACCCGAACGGCGCTATGTTCGTCGACGATATCAAAGCGCAATACGAGTGGTACAAAGAAAGAGGCGCGTTAATCAAGGACATCGACGTGGATGCGGCCATCGACGCGACTTTGGCGGAAGAAGCGGTCGAGATCCTGGGGGAATATCGATAA
- a CDS encoding RtcB family protein gives MDRLTKTHGNNHYEVGLEHGALHVFANAEVMGSFEDKVFEMADNNLRIPRNQYMSYTPDAHIGIGTCIGTTAVWSMKDGFVSPSIVGVDIGCGMRVHTTKLHKRDLQDKAVRRRLIQAIERYVPTNERTNSHYADIDTMDVVRYGLKGLPERYVPNERWVSHVERSTFAFDHEYLGKLPDNIRKYAHGQLGTLGGGNHFIELQYLEIPDEATDTATAWGLFDGQVVVMIHSGSRAWGAMLGQSYTKIFREAMFAWGVTNPDRNLLYAPIGSDVGQTYLHLMHSALNFAVSNRHMIAYGVQQAFCDVFGAETELPALYDLMHNYALKEFHRNEPMLVHRKGATRALPPGHFLNAAAYKETGHPALIPGSMGTASYLMRGRAEGEKNFYSICHGAGRARSRKATKELVTVDQFEASMKVGTDDEILVNHRSLKSILDECPQAYKDVDSIVDSVVGARLADVIAKCKPMAAIKGV, from the coding sequence ATGGATCGATTAACGAAAACGCACGGGAACAACCACTACGAGGTCGGATTGGAGCACGGCGCATTGCATGTGTTCGCGAATGCCGAGGTCATGGGCAGCTTCGAGGACAAAGTTTTCGAGATGGCGGACAACAACCTGCGGATTCCCCGCAACCAATATATGAGCTACACCCCGGATGCGCATATCGGGATCGGAACGTGCATCGGCACGACGGCCGTCTGGAGCATGAAGGACGGCTTCGTCTCTCCGTCGATCGTCGGCGTCGACATCGGCTGCGGCATGCGAGTGCACACGACGAAACTGCATAAGCGAGACCTGCAGGACAAAGCCGTCCGGCGCCGCCTCATCCAGGCGATCGAGCGGTACGTCCCCACGAACGAACGGACGAATTCGCATTACGCGGACATCGATACGATGGACGTCGTTCGATATGGATTGAAGGGATTGCCGGAGCGGTACGTTCCGAACGAACGTTGGGTCTCGCATGTGGAGCGGTCGACGTTCGCATTCGACCACGAGTACCTCGGGAAGCTGCCGGACAACATTCGAAAATACGCCCACGGCCAGCTCGGGACGCTTGGCGGCGGAAACCATTTCATCGAACTTCAATACTTGGAAATTCCCGATGAAGCGACGGATACCGCGACGGCGTGGGGATTGTTCGACGGGCAAGTCGTCGTCATGATCCACTCGGGGTCGCGGGCGTGGGGCGCGATGCTCGGGCAGTCGTATACGAAAATATTCCGCGAAGCGATGTTCGCATGGGGCGTGACGAATCCGGACCGGAATTTGTTATACGCGCCGATCGGAAGCGACGTCGGACAGACGTACCTCCACCTGATGCACTCCGCTCTGAACTTCGCCGTCAGCAACCGGCACATGATCGCTTACGGCGTGCAACAAGCGTTCTGCGACGTGTTCGGAGCGGAGACGGAGCTTCCCGCGTTGTACGATCTGATGCATAACTACGCGCTCAAGGAGTTCCACCGGAACGAACCGATGCTCGTACACCGCAAGGGCGCTACTCGCGCCTTGCCGCCGGGCCACTTCTTGAACGCGGCTGCGTACAAGGAAACCGGGCACCCGGCTTTGATCCCGGGCTCGATGGGAACGGCGTCGTACCTTATGCGCGGCCGGGCGGAAGGGGAGAAGAATTTCTACTCCATCTGTCACGGCGCGGGGCGCGCCCGGTCGCGGAAGGCGACGAAGGAGCTCGTCACCGTCGATCAATTCGAAGCGTCGATGAAGGTCGGGACCGACGACGAGATCTTGGTCAACCACCGTTCGCTGAAGTCGATCCTCGACGAGTGCCCGCAAGCGTACAAGGATGTGGATTCGATCGTCGACAGCGTCGTCGGCGCGCGGCTCGCGGACGTCATCGCGAAATGTAAGCCGATGGCGGCGATCAAAGGCGTGTAA